The genomic window TAATTTCTTTTTTCAGCCGTGTGATGCGATCCCTGACCCGCCGCCGGTTGATTTCCAGCTTGGTTTCACCGGGTCCGCGTCCACCGATGCCGCCGGTCAGCCGGGACATGGCCGTATTTTTGGTGATGAGCCGGGGCAGCAGGTATTCCAGCTGGGCCAGTTCCACCTGAAGTTTTCCTTCCCTGGATTTGGCCTGTTTGGCAAAAATATCTAAAATCAACTGGGTCCGGTCAATCACCTTCATTTCCACAAAATCGGTAATGGACCGGATCTGGGACGGGGTGAGCTCACAGTCAAATATCAGCAGCGTGGCATGGTTCTGAATGGCCTGGATCACCAGAGCGGACAATTTGCCTTTTCCCACCACAAATTTGGGATCAATGCGTTTTCTGTGCTGAACGGCCGTGCCGGTAACCGTAATCTGGCTGGTTTTACACAACTCCTTGAGTTCATCCATGGACGCGTAAGCTGCATCTGCATCCTGGATGACCGCATTGATCAGAAACGCATTTTCCAGACCGGAGGCGGGTTTGTGCAATGCGTTTTTTCTGGACAGTTCCGCTTCCAAAGCCAGAATCTGCGTCAGGCAGTCATTGTTCAGATCAGACAGGGTGGCAGGGGGCTGCACCTGATACGGCTCTTTGGTTTCATCCGGCAGCACATGGCCCGAATAAACCGGCCCGGGCCGGCCGTCCGATGTCAGACATACGGCCGTGATAAAATCCAGGCGGAGCAGGGCCAGGTCCGTCAGGTCATCCCGGGTTAAAGGCTCGTCCTTTAAATGGGTATGCACGCACCGCACCCCTTTGAGGCGCCCGGGAATGGCCATATGATCCGGGGTCACGGGAATGACGATCCGGTGGGGTTCACCCGCAATGACACAGACGATTTTCCCGTTCCGGTCCACCAGCAATCCCATCTGGCGGCGGATTTCATGGCTGATCTCAACCAGCTCCACGGCAATGTCCGGGCTGATGATATATTCCGGGGAGGATTTCTGGGCGTACAGGTTTTCAATGCGTTTGAGCTGGGTATTGCGAAGGCCCGCCAGGTTGCCGTAGACTTGCTTGTTCATTGAAATTCCTGATAACTGTCCGGTGCCAGTTCTTCAAACCGGGTATATTGTCCGTGAAAATGCATCAACGCCGTGCCAATGGCACCGTTTCTGTTTTTGGCCACAATGATTTCAGCCGTCCCTTTTTTGGGATTGTCCGGTTCTTTATTATAGACTTCATCCCGATAGATGAACGCCACAATATCGGCATCCTGTTCCA from Desulfotignum phosphitoxidans DSM 13687 includes these protein-coding regions:
- the hflX gene encoding GTPase HflX, with the translated sequence MNKQVYGNLAGLRNTQLKRIENLYAQKSSPEYIISPDIAVELVEISHEIRRQMGLLVDRNGKIVCVIAGEPHRIVIPVTPDHMAIPGRLKGVRCVHTHLKDEPLTRDDLTDLALLRLDFITAVCLTSDGRPGPVYSGHVLPDETKEPYQVQPPATLSDLNNDCLTQILALEAELSRKNALHKPASGLENAFLINAVIQDADAAYASMDELKELCKTSQITVTGTAVQHRKRIDPKFVVGKGKLSALVIQAIQNHATLLIFDCELTPSQIRSITDFVEMKVIDRTQLILDIFAKQAKSREGKLQVELAQLEYLLPRLITKNTAMSRLTGGIGGRGPGETKLEINRRRVRDRITRLKKEIKKIRKQRHQQKARRRQRNIPVISIVGYTNAGKSTLLNTLTQSDIIAADRLFATLDPSSRRLRFPADTEVIVTDTVGFIQHLPKELMEAFHATLEELAEADIILHVIDISNPRYMQQKDSVEKILTQLDLDDIPVLYVFNKMDRVDMADFDTPWLLNEGICICARQKQSLTGLIEKLESMVTLPASHLRVDQ